The genomic segment ACTCTTTATGCACCGTAACACGATTCAATATCGTTTGGACAAATTTCATGAACAAACAAACCTTTCCCTTCGTAAAATGGATGGACTGCTTCTAGCTTATCTAGCTACTCTCCAAGTTAATACTAAAAACAGCGACCAAGATTAAACTCACTTGCTTGCTGTTTTTTTCGCTTGACTTAAAGTGCACTCCAAGGATTAAAATTAAATTATCAAACGAGCAAAGGAGAATGGAAATGGTAAAAAAAGATAAAGTAATCGTAATCACAGGTGCATCCAGTGGAATCGGTGAAGCGACCGCCAAACTTTTAGCTGAACAAGGTAACAAAGTTGTTCTAGGTGCTCGTAGAAAAGAAAATTTAGAACGAATTACGAGCGATATTAAGACAAGTGGCGGCGAGGCAGTTTTCCAAATAACAGATGTGACTAAACAAGATGATGTAGAAGCATTAGCCAAGTTAGCGCTAGATGAATTTAAACAGATTGATGTTTGGATTAATAATGCGGGCTTGATGCCGCACTCCACTTTTGATAAATTAAAAGTAAATGAATGGGATCAGATGGTTGACGTTAATATTAAAGGGGTGCTTTACGGGATTGCAGCGGCACTTCCAGCGATGCGCCAACGAAAGACTGGACACTTTATTAATTTATCATCTGTAGCAGGTCACCAAACACATCCGGGTGGTGGCGTTTATAGTGGTACTAAATACGCTGTTCGTGCCATTAGTGAGGCACTTCGACAAGAGGAAGCCGCCGCTAAGAGCAATATCCGTGTAACGATTATTTCTCCTGGAGCTATCGCAACTGAATTACCTAACACCATTACAGATGAAGATTTAAAAGGTGGGATTGATCAACTTTACGATTCTGTTGCCATTAGTCCTGACAGAGTTGCTGAAACAATCCTTTTCGCCATCAATACACCTGAAGACACAACCATGAATGAAATCCTCTTACGCCCAACTATTCAGCAACCATGATTCCAAGTATAGGAGTGAAAATAATGAACATTAAAGAAGCCAGTGAAAAAACTGGGGTTTCCGCTGACACAATTCGTTATTATGAGCGAATCGGCTTAATTCCACGCGTTAGTCGTAATGAAAACGGAGTGCGCAAATTCGATGATGAAGATTTGCGTTGGATTGATTTTAGCCGCCAAATGCGTCGAGCCGGAATGTCAATTGAAGCCTTAATTGATTATTTATCCCTTTTTCGTGAAGGAGAAAAAACGCTTGAACCGCGGATGGAACTGCTTAAAGAACAACGCGCAGAACTAAAAGATCGGATTGATATGATGCAAGAAGCGCTAGAACGACTCGATTTTAAAATTGAAAACTACGACACACATCTTATTCCAGCTCAAAAAAGATTAAAAGAATTTTAAAACAAAAAAATAACCCGCAAACTTTTTTATTGAGGTTTGTGGGTTTTTTTATTATTTTATTACGTAAGCTAAAATATCTTCTGGTTTTTCAAAAACATACTCAGCTGCTTCAAATCCTTCTGTTGATTTTGCTCCCCAAAGCGCCAAGCCAAAATGAACGCCTGCCGCATGAGCACATTTCATATCATAAGAAGAATCGCCAATATAAATGACTTCATGTGGTTCGCGCTCCAGAAGTTCTAGGCTTTTAAGTAGCGGGTCTGGATGCGGTTTGTGATTTTCAGTATCACTTGCACACACAATCGCCTCAAAATGATCATGAATCCCAAACGGATAAAACCCTTTGTCCATCTCTAGCGAATTTTTAGAAGTTACTACACCACTTTCCGGAATCGCATGAAGCACCTTATGAATCCCATCAAAAACTTCAACTTCATCAATAAAAGAGGCTTCTCGTTCAATCCACTTATCTAATATTCGCTCTTCATCTAAAACATTTAGTTGGGCAACTGCCGCCGCACCAGTAATTCCTAACACAAAACGCAACTCATCTAAATCATAAGTTAAGCCTTCCTCCGCCAAAACCGCTTGAAGTGAATGTAAAACTGCTCTTTCAGTATCCAAAATCGTTCCATCTACATCAAAAATAATTGTTTTATACATGAAAACTCCTCCTTCATCATTGAGCAAAATTGTGATAGTGGTGAGTTGTGTAGCTAGCTTTTTCTGAGTTTTTTTCTTTCTTGAAATCAGCGCCATTTAAGCCCTTATTCTCAAGTAATCCCTTAAATTCACGTAAGTTTCCATAAGTATTTTCATTTATTTCAAATTGAATATTATCACAACTAAATGTTAAGCTAAGTTCATTTTCTTCGTCCGTTATCGTAATATTTCGCAGTTTTGCAACTGGAAATGTTTGCCGTTTTTTCATACCTAAGCTGAAGTTCTGGTCAAAAACAAGATAATCTCTATCGATGTAAAACTCTCCAAATTGATATTCCAGTCCTAGAGTTGAGTAAATCTTGCATGTGCCTTCAAGTTTCATACCATTCGCCTCCTTCATCACCTTATATATTAGTTTTAAATGATGAAATGGGTTTCATGTCAAGCAATTCATTGAAAAAAGTTTTTTTAAACCGTTTTTCTTCTGATTAATTCATGCTTAACTTGGATATTTTGTAACTTACCTTGTTCAAAAATATAAAACGCATTTTCACCTAATTTTTTCAAATGATGGTCAAGTGTTGTAATTTCTAATGCTTTACCGATTGCCAAATTTTCTTGTCCCAAAATCGCAACATCTTCTGGCACACGCAAGCCGATTTTCTTCACATGAAACATAATTCCCGCAGCAACTTCATCCCCATTAGCATAAAACGCATCCGGCCAATCTTTTCCTTCACCAAAGAAATGTTTGCCCGCCTTCAAACCATCTTCAAATGTGTAACACTCACTTAAAAACCGATTTTCGCCAACCGTTCCAAATACTTGTTCATATGCATTAATTTTCCCATAAGTACTAGTACTTTCTAGTGATTCGCGCCCAGCTGTAAACGCCACTTTTTTATATCCTTCTTGTTGTAAAAAAAGGAAACCATCACGATAAGCTTCAATTCTATCAATAAAAGAACATGATATTTCTGGAGAATCCACGTATTCGCAAGCAATTATCGGTCCATAAGCAAGGTATGGCAAAATCACATCCCAGTTATTGGCACGTGAGGTAATTATTAGCCCATCGACTTGCTTCGTTTTCAGACGCATTAAATATTTTTCTTCTTCTTTCGTGTCATATCCTGTTGGAAAAAGAGCCACGGAATACCTATTTTTAAAAGCCGCCTCAAGAACTCCATTGACGATTTTATCAAACCACGGATGATCGTTGTAGGGCAAGATGATACCGATTGTATTGGTCTTTCCTAGCGCCAAGTCCGTCGCAATTCGGTTAGGTGAATAATCAAGTTCATCAATTATTTTCTGAACACGCGCTCGCTTCTCTTCAGCGACATATGGGTGATTATTAAGTACGCGCGAAACCGTCGTCACGGAAACACCAGCTAATTTGGCTATTTCTTTAATATTCGGCATTTCACAACCTCATTCCTATCAAAAAAGTGCGGCTAGATTTCTCATACCGCACGCTTATTTTATCATTAAGCTAACTGCTCTAATTCACTTGTTTGGAAGTCTTTTTCCACGCGAACCGAAACTAGTCTAGCATCATTCATTTCTTCTACTGTAAATCGAAGGCTTCCGTATTCAACTACTACTTTATCATCTTTTTCTGGAATTGTCCCGGTTAAGGTTAGTACAAATCCAGCAACAGTATCTACACCACGCGATGGAAGTTCCACGTGAAACATTTTATTAAAATCGTCTAGAGTCATGCGGCCTTCAACGATAAACGTCGAATCATCAATTTTCTTCACTTCATCCGAAAACACATCATTCTCGTCGTCGATTTCGCCAACAATCTCTTCTAATAAATCTTCTACAGTGACAATTCCGGCAACTCCGCCGTATTCATCCATTAAAATTGCCATTTGATTTCGGGTTCTTTGCATATTTTTGAGTAAATCATCAATGAACATTGTTTCCTGAGCAAAATATGCCTCTTTTACGAGTGATTTTACGTCAATATTTTCAAAGCCTGATTTTCTAGCTTCCGCAAAGAAGTCTTTCATATGCAGAATACCAAGCACCGAGTCCTGATCGTCCGTATAGACGGGAACTCTTGAAAAATTCTCACTTAATAATGCATCACACAACGCTTCTGAATCCGTTTCGGCATCTACCATAAACGCATCTGTCCGTGGCACCATCACTTCACGTGCATACTTATTATCCATTTCAAATACACCACGAAGCATTTGTAATTCTTCTACCTCAATTACACCATCACGTCGACCTGTCTCAATTAGTAGCTGCATTTCTTCTCGCGTCATCTTTTCATTATCCGTATTTTTCTCCATCCTTGTTATTTTCACAAGAATATCCGTGGAAAAGGATAAGAATTTCACGAACGGACGAAGTAAAACACCAACTGCCATGATTGGTCGCACCGAAACTCGTGCAATTTTTTCTGATTTTTGAAGTGCTAAACGTTTTGGATAAAGTTCACCGAAAACAAGTGTGATGTAAGATAACACAATCGTTACGACAATAATTGATAACTCTTTCGCAAAACTACTTCCTCCAAAAACAGGTTCAAGTCTAGTAGCAATACTGGTCGCGGCTGACGCACTGGAGAAGAACCCAGCAAGCGTAATCCCAACTTGAATAGTAGCAAGAAATTTACTTGGATCATCTACGAGTTTAGCAAGCAACATCGCTTTTTTATCACCGGTTGCGGCTTGACTTCTTACACGATTTTTATTCAGTGATACAAGGGCCATCTCTGCTGAGGCAAAGAATGCGTTGAGCAGTGTCAACACAACAATAAGAATTAACTGCAAGATAATCTGCTGACTCTCGGGGTCAGGGTTCATATGGAACTCTCCACTCCTTATTTTCATCGAGAAAACGAATCTTCATTTTCTCTAAATATTCCGGACAATTTTCCGGTTAAGAAAATTTTATCATGCTACCCCTATTACTGCAAGGTTTCAAATCTCCGCAAAAACTTTCGTCGCGTCACTCTCAATCATTTCAAAAGAATAAGGCAAGAAAATCTGTTCTTTATTAACAGCAAAAATTTGCGCTGTTTTGTCTCGGTAATCGGTTAAATTACAAAACGGACTCACTCTAAAAGAAGTCCCCACAATTACAATCAAATCTGCATGCCTGATTGCGGAAAGCGATTGATTTATAGCACTTTCTTGGATGGCTTCTTCGTAAAGTACTACACCTGGTCGAATAATACCTAGACAATCTTCATGAACATTGGACTGTAAATACGTCTCAGCCGGAATGCTCATTTGGCACTTTTGGCAATAACAATGATACAAGCTTCCGTGGAAATTGATCACTTTCCTAGCGCCTGCTGCTTCATGAAGTCCGTCAATATTTTGTGTAATAATCGTCACATCTTTTTGCTGCGAGATTTCAGCCATTTTAGTATGAATCGTGTTTGGCTCTGCATCTGGATAATACATATTTTCCTTAACAAATTGATAAAACTTATCCGGCTCTCGCGTAAGGCATGTATGGCTGAGCATATATTCAGGGCTTTCCATTCCCGCGTATAAACCGTTTTTCGAGCGATAGTCAGGAATCCCGGAAGATACAGACACCCCGGCACCCGTTAGAAAAACGATTTTGTTTGCTTGCTTAATCGCTTCCTTTAAATCATTCATCATTATCTCTTCCTTTCATTTTCATGTGCTTTGTCCTTCCAATTCCACCATTTGCGTAACTCAGGCTGTTGTTTATCTTGTTCTGTTTCGGCCACATAAACAGCACAACGATAGGTATACAGAACACATGGATCCATTCTTTCCTCGCGTTTTTCACATGTCGCTTCATATAAATCAAGTGGGTTTCGTCCTTTTAAATCCGCTATCTCTTCAATTCCAATTTCATTTAGCATCACGACCATTTTTTTACCTATCCCCGGCAATTTTATTAAGTTAGTTTGCATGGTTCCCCTTCTCTCTATGCATTTTTTGGTTGAAATAAAAACTAATTATCACGTTAATAAAAATAAAACCCGCTACAACTAAAAAGACATCACCGTAGCCAAAATGCGCCGCCACACTTGATCCAACTAGCGGACCAATAACATTTCCGATATATTGAAATGATTGATTATACCCAAAAATCCGGCCGAAAACTTCTCGAGGAGCATTTTTCGCGAGCAATGATTGAACTGCTGGTAGTAACGCCCCATCTGTAAGCCCTAGTAAAAAACGCAATATTCCGAGTTGCCATGGATTTTGTGCGAAAGCCATCGGGATTTGTAGTAACATTGATCCGATTAGTGCCCCGAGCAATATCCGCTCTGAACCAATCCGGTCGCCCCATCTTCCAAGCCTTGGCGCAGCAATAAGCGCCGCAACCCCTGGAACTGACGCAATCATCCCACTAATAAACGCAATGTTTTGAGCATTTCCAGCAAGATCCCTTACATATAAAGTCAAAATAGGGTTCACCGAGTTGGAAGCAATTTGAATCATCATTGTTGTAATAAATAACGAGATAATTAGACCAGGATTTTTGAGCGATAAGAAAACTTCTTTTCCTGACCGCATTTCCTTTTTTTCTATAGGAGTAAATTTCTCTTTTACAAAGAAAAGCGTTAAGAAAAAACTACCTAATAAAAGTACCCCCGTAATATAAAATACCGGTCTCACGCCAAATGAGTCCGATAAAACACCGCCAATTAGTGGACCAATTAGCACACCTGATACCGCTGCTGTCGAGAGTGCCCCAAGCGCCCAACCACTTCGATGACGAGGAACTTGTGTGGCAACAAGTGCATTTGCTGTTGAAATATATCCTGAAAAAATCCCCATTAATAGTCGCAGGCCAACAAATTGATATACATTGCTCACTAAGCCCATAAGAATCATCGCTACCGCCATACCAAGTGAAGCACGCAAAAGCATAACACGCCTACCTTTTTGGTCAGCTAGCTTTCCCCAAATTGGAGACATAATTGCAGACACTAGAAAAGTTGAGCTAAGTGCAATCCCTGACCAGATACTCACTTGATCTGGATTATGTACGCCTAATTCTTCAATATATAATGGCAAAAATGGCATAATTAAATTTAATCCAGTTCCTGTAAGAAAACAGCCAATCCAAACCACATATAGATTTTTCTTCCAATTTTCCATAAATACACCTAGATTCTTTCATCATTACTCTTAATTATTCCACAAAAAAAGCGAAAGTAAAACTAATCCTTCGCTTTTTTTGCAATATTTATCTAGAATGTTTCACGTGAAACATTCTAAGCTTCTAAATTTTCAAGCGGAACCCAGCCAGCTTGATTTTCTTCTGTTACGCACCAAACCCAACCATTTAATTCCCGATTACTTTCCAATTTATCGCCAGGTTTCACATTTAATTCACGTGCAGAATAATCTTCGGTCACTGTTCCGTTTTTCTTGTCACTACCTGTTTGAATAATTTGCTTTGGAACCCAGCCTTCTTTCCCCGACGATTTCACTTTGCAAAAAATCCAGCCTGGGTACTCTGTGTCCTCTTGAAAAACCCAGATAGACTCATTCTTATTAACAAAAAGTGGATCTGGGTAGTTGCTTTTATGTTCTTTTTTCACAATATAGGTTCGATTCATAATTTGAAACCTTCCTTGTTAGTTTTTAGCTGCTTCCCAATCTGCAAGGAATTTATCAATCCCGCTATCAGTTAGAGGGTGTTTTAACATTTGTTCAAATACTTTATAGGGTACCGTGGCGATATCTGCACCAGCTTTAGCACATTCAATGACATGGATTGGATGACGGACACTAGCTGAAATAATTTCTGTTGGGATGCCATGTATTTCAAAAATTTGCGCAATGTCACGAATCAAAACTAAGCCATCATCACCAATATCATCTAATCGGCCCAAGAATGGAGAAACATAAGTAGCGCCTGCTCTTGCTGCTAATAATGCTTGCGCTGCAGAGAAAACAAGCGTGACATTCGTCTTAATCCCTTCTTCGGTCAATACTTTGACAGCAGCTAACCCTTCTCCTGTCATCGGTATTTTCACAACCATATTGGGATGGATTTTTGCAATAACCCGGCCTTCTTCAATCATTCCATCTGCTTCTAAACTTACTACTTCGCCGCTAATTGGTCCATCAACAATGGATGTAATTTCTTGAATGACCTCATTAAAGTCACGGCCTTCTTTGGCAACTAATGATGGGTTTGTCGTAACTCCGGCAATAAATCCCATTCTGTTAGCCTTTTTAATCTCTTCTACGTTCGCTGTATCGATAAAAAACCTCATTAAAACATCCTCCTTTTCTATCAAGCGCTTTCAATTACAGAGCCATTATAACGCAAAACCTAAAATAATGCTCTGGAATTGCTTCCACAAAAAAAGAATGCCTATAAAAGCATTCTAAAAAGTTTCACGTGAAACTTATCTTATAATCGAGTCTTATCCATCACTAGTAGAGGTTTAGGTCTATTTCTAATTATCTCCTCTTTAATTAAATGCGTGAGGGTGTGCGCCACGTATTCGCGTGATGTGTTCGTATACCTTGCCAGTACTTCTTGTGTTACTTCTCTCGGTAGCAATATCCCGTTATCCGAAAAAGTTCCTAGAGTTTGAGCGCATTTTAGAATGGTTTTGCGAATTCGTTCTTCCTTTTTCAAGAAGCTTAGTTTTGCAAATGCATGTGCTTCGCGTAATTCCTCAGACATTACTTTAACCATGAAAAAGTTATTCTGATCTACTTTATCAAAAATAGAAAATAAAAAATTACTATCTACTTCCATAACTTCACCACGACCTAAGCTTTGCATTGAAACGTGCGGGCTCCATTCATCATAAAAGAGATGGTACAATCCAAAATTATCTCCTTTTTGCAAAAAACGAATAATGCTTTCTTTACAGTTCTCTTCTTCTAATTCTGCATCTTTTTCTACAATCATCCCGTATATGCCACTTAGAACAAAATAAACTTTTGTTCCAGTTGGACTTAAACTTTCTAGAACCTCACCCTTCTTTGTACGGATAACCGAGCAGTAATCTTTGAAATTTGGATGTTCAAAGCACAGCTCCATTAATTTGCTAACCGTTAAATTGGATTCAAGCTCTTTTAAGAATAGCATATTCTCTCCTTTGCTATGTTGTATTGAAAAAACTCGTTATAATTATATCATAAATGCTATGTAAAACATTATACTAGAAGTAAAACCCGAAAAGACATGCGTTTGTTTTATGATAAATAATTTACAAATAAACCAAAAATACTTGAAAAACTTATCCTTATAACTTCTAAATTTGACGTATTTTCGAACTTTTTGTTACTTTTTAAAAAGATTACAACTTTTAAAATTTATTCAATAATTACCACTTTAGACTGGTTTATTTCCTATAAAAATGATTATACTTAAAAAAGCAAGTACTCAGAAAGGGTGAAACGAATGGAAGAGAAAAAATATAGCTGGCGAAGTTTTTTCCAGCTACTTATAAGCGCCAAACCGGCTAATTGGATTATTTTCTGCGCTTTATTTGCGAGTGTGATTACAACTGTCGCAGGTTTAATCGTGCCGCTTTTTACCAAAAATCTAATTGATGGCTTCTCAATCGCTTCACTCAACGTAAAAATGATTGTTTTGATTGTTTTTGCGTTTATTTTGCAAGCTATAACAAACGGCTTTTCCATATTTTTGCTGAATTATATGGGACAAAAGGTTGTCGCGACTATTCGAGAACGTTTATGGAAAAAAATTGTGCATTTGCCAGTTTCCTACTTTGATAATACGAAAACCGGCGAAATGGTAAGTCGGATGGTGAATGACACTGTAGTTGTGAAAGAACTAATTGCTGATCACCTCCCACAATTTGTAACTGGGATTATTTCAGTTATCGGGGCTATTATTATCTTGTTCTTTATGGACTGGAAAATGACACTCATTATTTTGATTGCGGTGCCAATTACAGCCCTTGTTGTCGCGCCACTCGGTCAAAAAATGTTTAAAATTTCTAAAGGACTTCAAAATGAGACTGCTGACTTCACAGGTACAATTAGTCAAACTCTTTCGGAAGCTAGACTTGTGAAAGCTTCTAATGCCGAAATGATTGAAACGGAATCTGGGCATCAAGGTATTAAGCGCTTATTTGGTTTTGGGATTCGTGAAGCCAAAGTTGTTGCTGTTTTAGGACCACTAATTTTCTTCGTTGTCATGGGTGTCATTATCGGCATCATTGGTTATGGTGGAATTCGTGTTTCTGCTGGAACAATGACGACAGGTACACTTATCGCATTCTTACTTTATTTGTTCCAAATCATCGTTCCAGTGACATCTTTCGCCACTTTCTTCGCGCAACTTCAAAAAGCAAAGGGCGCTACTGAGCGGATTGCAGATATTTTGAATGAAGCAGAAGAAGATTTTGATGCTGGGAAGGAAGTCGATGTCAGTGGGAAAACAATTCGAGCTACTGATATTTCTTTCTCTTATAATGAAGGTGAACCGATTTTGAAAGATATTTCTTTTGATACGAAACCTGGCGAGGTCATTGCTTTTGCCGGACCAAGCGGCGGAGGTAAATCGACTTTATTTGCAATTTTAGAACGGTTTTACGAACCAAAAACAGGTGAGATACTGGTTGGAAATACTCCGCTTTCCGAGATTTCAATCAACTCGTGGCGCTCACAAATTGGTTATGTTTCTCAGGAGAGCGCAATGCTTTCTGGAACAATTCGAGATAACTTATGTTACGGTTTAGACCGCAAAATTAATGAAGATGAGCTTTGGAATGTCGCAAAATTAGCTTATGCAGACGGATTCATTGCTGATTTACCAGACAAAATGGCAACAGAAGTCGGGGAACGGGGCGTGAAGCTTTCAGGAGGCCAAAGACAACGAATTGCAATCGCTCGAGCCTTCTTACGCAATCCGAACATTTTAATGCTAGACGAAGCTACAGCAAGCTTAGATAGTCACTCAGAACAAATTGTTCAGCAAGCCTTAGCAAACTTAATGGAAGGTCGTACTACTTTTGTAATCGCCCATCGCTTGTCCACTATTGTTAACGCTGACCAAATCCTCTTTATTGAAAACGGAGAAATAACTGGTCGTGGCACTCACAGCGAATTAGTCGCTACCCATCCGCTGTACGCTTCATTTGCTGAACAACAATTAAAGTAACTATTTCCCGGGAAATAAAAAATCGACTTGTGCATTTAAACAAGTCGATTTTTTATTCTATAAAGATTGATGAAACTTCCTTAACTCCTGTTTCTTCGCTTCGTCTAAATTATGCCACCTAATGCCTTGGATAGCTCCTTCAAGTGCGCACAATTCGTTTAAACAAGTCGTGGGATCATTTTCATAAATTCGTAAAAAGGCTTCCTTGCTTCCAATTTTTTTCAAATCCGCCGGGGTTTTAATTCCAGCTTTGATTAAATCGTCCTCTAAAACTTTGCCGATGTTTGGAAGTTCGCTCAATTTGACCATTTTTAGTCCTTCTTTCCCTTATTTTGTTGGTGCTTCGATTCTTTCCACTCCACCCATGTAACCTTGAAGTGCTTTCGGAATACGCACCGAGCCGTCAGCATCTTGATAGTTTTCCAGAATTGCAGCAACAGTACGACCAAGCGCTAAGCCAGAACCGTTAAGAGTGTGAACATATTCTGGTTTGCTTCCTGGTTCACGGCGGAAACGGATATTCGCGCGTCTTGCTTGGAAGCTTTCAAAATTACTGCACGACGAAATTTCGCGGTACGAATTGTAACTCGGAATCCATACTTCTAAGTCGTATTTTTTGGCAGCGGTAAAACCTAGGTCTGCTGTACACATGCTAAGAACGCGGTATGGCAGTTCTAGTCGGCGCAACACTTCTTCCGCATTACCAGTTAATTTTTCAAGCGCTGCATAAGAATCTTCCGGTTTAACAAATTGAACTAATTCTACTTTGTTAAATTGATGTTGGCGAATTAAGCCACGAGTATCGCGACCAGCGGAACCAGCTTCAGAACGGAAACATGCACTAAAAGCAGTATATTTTCGTGGTAAATCTTCTGCTTTTAAAATATCTTCGCGGTGGTAGTTGGTTACAGGAACTTCTGCTGTTGGAATTAGGAAGTAATCTTCTGCTTCAATAAGAAAAGCATCTTCTTCAAACTTCGGCAATTGACCAGTACCTGTCATGCTTGCGCGGTTAACCATGTACGGTGGCAACATTTCTTCA from the Listeria seeligeri serovar 1/2b str. SLCC3954 genome contains:
- a CDS encoding SDR family oxidoreductase; protein product: MVKKDKVIVITGASSGIGEATAKLLAEQGNKVVLGARRKENLERITSDIKTSGGEAVFQITDVTKQDDVEALAKLALDEFKQIDVWINNAGLMPHSTFDKLKVNEWDQMVDVNIKGVLYGIAAALPAMRQRKTGHFINLSSVAGHQTHPGGGVYSGTKYAVRAISEALRQEEAAAKSNIRVTIISPGAIATELPNTITDEDLKGGIDQLYDSVAISPDRVAETILFAINTPEDTTMNEILLRPTIQQP
- a CDS encoding MerR family transcriptional regulator translates to MNIKEASEKTGVSADTIRYYERIGLIPRVSRNENGVRKFDDEDLRWIDFSRQMRRAGMSIEALIDYLSLFREGEKTLEPRMELLKEQRAELKDRIDMMQEALERLDFKIENYDTHLIPAQKRLKEF
- a CDS encoding HAD family hydrolase translates to MYKTIIFDVDGTILDTERAVLHSLQAVLAEEGLTYDLDELRFVLGITGAAAVAQLNVLDEERILDKWIEREASFIDEVEVFDGIHKVLHAIPESGVVTSKNSLEMDKGFYPFGIHDHFEAIVCASDTENHKPHPDPLLKSLELLEREPHEVIYIGDSSYDMKCAHAAGVHFGLALWGAKSTEGFEAAEYVFEKPEDILAYVIK
- a CDS encoding LacI family DNA-binding transcriptional regulator: MPNIKEIAKLAGVSVTTVSRVLNNHPYVAEEKRARVQKIIDELDYSPNRIATDLALGKTNTIGIILPYNDHPWFDKIVNGVLEAAFKNRYSVALFPTGYDTKEEEKYLMRLKTKQVDGLIITSRANNWDVILPYLAYGPIIACEYVDSPEISCSFIDRIEAYRDGFLFLQQEGYKKVAFTAGRESLESTSTYGKINAYEQVFGTVGENRFLSECYTFEDGLKAGKHFFGEGKDWPDAFYANGDEVAAGIMFHVKKIGLRVPEDVAILGQENLAIGKALEITTLDHHLKKLGENAFYIFEQGKLQNIQVKHELIRRKTV
- a CDS encoding hemolysin family protein; protein product: MNPDPESQQIILQLILIVVLTLLNAFFASAEMALVSLNKNRVRSQAATGDKKAMLLAKLVDDPSKFLATIQVGITLAGFFSSASAATSIATRLEPVFGGSSFAKELSIIVVTIVLSYITLVFGELYPKRLALQKSEKIARVSVRPIMAVGVLLRPFVKFLSFSTDILVKITRMEKNTDNEKMTREEMQLLIETGRRDGVIEVEELQMLRGVFEMDNKYAREVMVPRTDAFMVDAETDSEALCDALLSENFSRVPVYTDDQDSVLGILHMKDFFAEARKSGFENIDVKSLVKEAYFAQETMFIDDLLKNMQRTRNQMAILMDEYGGVAGIVTVEDLLEEIVGEIDDENDVFSDEVKKIDDSTFIVEGRMTLDDFNKMFHVELPSRGVDTVAGFVLTLTGTIPEKDDKVVVEYGSLRFTVEEMNDARLVSVRVEKDFQTSELEQLA
- a CDS encoding NAD-dependent protein deacylase; the protein is MNDLKEAIKQANKIVFLTGAGVSVSSGIPDYRSKNGLYAGMESPEYMLSHTCLTREPDKFYQFVKENMYYPDAEPNTIHTKMAEISQQKDVTIITQNIDGLHEAAGARKVINFHGSLYHCYCQKCQMSIPAETYLQSNVHEDCLGIIRPGVVLYEEAIQESAINQSLSAIRHADLIVIVGTSFRVSPFCNLTDYRDKTAQIFAVNKEQIFLPYSFEMIESDATKVFAEI
- a CDS encoding helix-hairpin-helix domain-containing protein — encoded protein: MQTNLIKLPGIGKKMVVMLNEIGIEEIADLKGRNPLDLYEATCEKREERMDPCVLYTYRCAVYVAETEQDKQQPELRKWWNWKDKAHENERKR
- the lde gene encoding multidrug efflux MFS transporter Lde, which translates into the protein MENWKKNLYVVWIGCFLTGTGLNLIMPFLPLYIEELGVHNPDQVSIWSGIALSSTFLVSAIMSPIWGKLADQKGRRVMLLRASLGMAVAMILMGLVSNVYQFVGLRLLMGIFSGYISTANALVATQVPRHRSGWALGALSTAAVSGVLIGPLIGGVLSDSFGVRPVFYITGVLLLGSFFLTLFFVKEKFTPIEKKEMRSGKEVFLSLKNPGLIISLFITTMMIQIASNSVNPILTLYVRDLAGNAQNIAFISGMIASVPGVAALIAAPRLGRWGDRIGSERILLGALIGSMLLQIPMAFAQNPWQLGILRFLLGLTDGALLPAVQSLLAKNAPREVFGRIFGYNQSFQYIGNVIGPLVGSSVAAHFGYGDVFLVVAGFIFINVIISFYFNQKMHREKGNHAN
- a CDS encoding SH3 domain-containing protein, which produces MNRTYIVKKEHKSNYPDPLFVNKNESIWVFQEDTEYPGWIFCKVKSSGKEGWVPKQIIQTGSDKKNGTVTEDYSARELNVKPGDKLESNRELNGWVWCVTEENQAGWVPLENLEA
- the fsa gene encoding fructose-6-phosphate aldolase, with protein sequence MRFFIDTANVEEIKKANRMGFIAGVTTNPSLVAKEGRDFNEVIQEITSIVDGPISGEVVSLEADGMIEEGRVIAKIHPNMVVKIPMTGEGLAAVKVLTEEGIKTNVTLVFSAAQALLAARAGATYVSPFLGRLDDIGDDGLVLIRDIAQIFEIHGIPTEIISASVRHPIHVIECAKAGADIATVPYKVFEQMLKHPLTDSGIDKFLADWEAAKN
- a CDS encoding Crp/Fnr family transcriptional regulator; this translates as MLFLKELESNLTVSKLMELCFEHPNFKDYCSVIRTKKGEVLESLSPTGTKVYFVLSGIYGMIVEKDAELEEENCKESIIRFLQKGDNFGLYHLFYDEWSPHVSMQSLGRGEVMEVDSNFLFSIFDKVDQNNFFMVKVMSEELREAHAFAKLSFLKKEERIRKTILKCAQTLGTFSDNGILLPREVTQEVLARYTNTSREYVAHTLTHLIKEEIIRNRPKPLLVMDKTRL